The Drosophila sechellia strain sech25 chromosome 2R, ASM438219v1, whole genome shotgun sequence nucleotide sequence TCGCTTACAACATATTACCAAATCCTCTTGATATGCGAAAATGTAAGTCTATGCAGCTCCGCGATCCACAACGATCCCTAGACATTGATTTCGGTATCCTGCCTTTTTATGGCACGCCACCAATTTCAATTCCGGCCAGCAATTTTGGCCAGCCAACTAAATCAAAtttcatacatatgtgtggTATGTGGAAAtccttttgcattttgcattcgatttgatttcgttttcgtttgCGGCGTTGATTGACTGGCGTGCCTCTAGAAGCCTAAAAAACAACCGAAAACAACTGAGAAAAAACGAATAAAACCCACTAATTGCCCCGAGCGTAGCTGCTCGAACGCCCCCTCGCCGAATAGGGAAATGTAATGGGGaaataattgaatttgaattttttatggTGCAGGCGAAAAACTTACCGCAAACTGGGAACTGCCTCCAAATGGTGAACCTCCGAATTGCGAACTGGCCACCGCCGGCGATTGCTTGGCATTTTCGTTGGCGATGAACAGGAGCTGTTCCTGGTAGGAGCCCGGCGATGGGGAGAATCCGCCGGAACTGGCACGGAATCCACTCAGCGAGGGCGGCTGTGGGCGTGGAAAGGAACCGGATGATGGCACAAATCGATTTTGCGATGGGAAATAGTAGCTGGAAGTATCTGAAGGTCGCACAGTTTGTTAGTTATGTAAATGCGTAAATGTGTCAACAAGCTATTAATTTGTTCACTCCAGCGCCTCTGGCAACGCATGGCATGGCCATGAAATGGCACAGGCCAAAAAAGCCCAAAATCATTGCTCTTAATTGCGCGAAAagtgtaataaataaataaataaaatatatatacagacTCCGGCTGGCGCAAAATGTTTTGGGTCGCAAATTTGTCACAGCCGCACAGTGGGTCAAAAATGATTTCTTTTTATCTTAGAAATCCTATTCATCAGCTCTAATCTCTTTAATAAAGCAATGCCTtagttttatattaaaataagaatataataaaaatatgtattaatGAAAAACAAACTTAATTTTGTACTTTTGGCACACTGtattattttgcaaatattttgcacCTTTTTCGCTACATTTGTCAAACAAAAGTGAATGTGAATCAAGTGAATAACACTGTTTTCGTTTGAAAATTCCCTTAGTTTGGGGGGTTTCTTCTTCGATTTTACAACAAGTAATCGCAAAACTAAATCTGTTAGCCTAAAAAGTTCACTTCGATTTCTCCATAAATAACATATAATAACagcttattatattttatagatATTCAAGTTGTTAGGCTAATAACACGTcataaaattgttaaatgttAAGACCTGTTTGTCCCATTTTTCATGTTTACTTTGCAACATCTCTGACGGCTTATTTAATATTGCTCAATTCTGCTTTTTACTTGAGATTATTATGAATGATTGGAAAACGAAACTGTAGCAAAACTGCCagtgaatattttttaaataatgcgATGATAAAGTGGCGAAGAGTCACCCAACTCGTAGCTTATGTGTTGCATGCATCACAATCCTGACTCTTTGACCCACTACGTCTTGCcttaaaaataagaaacaagaaaaaatgcaGCTCAACCACGCGAAGTTAATGTTTTTTTCCCCTCGTATGTCGACAGATTTTCCAGTCgctaattgaaaattaaaatatcatATGGCCGCAGTATTTCAAATGGATTTTATCAAACGAATTTATGCAAGAGCCTCGGTGCTGGGAATTTTGGAGTGGGGACAACGCCTACATCGATTCGAGTCGAATTTATCTGGCTCTTTGGGCTTCACACCTTGTTTTTACCTGAAACCTTTTTCAACTGCAAGTAATTGCCGTTTATTATCGCATCTAAGAACGCGACGAGGCGTCGCATGTCTCGCACATTTGGCGCGAGTTGTCGAAATGACTGACTGGAGATTAGTTTAGGGTTTGATTAATGGCCCAAAAGATCTGTCAGAGGAAATATGCCCGAAAATTTCTGTGCCAAGTTGAGTGCTTAAGTTCGTTCAAAAACACGCCCACTTCCGTTGTTTTCATTAAGTACTTGTTCAattcttaaaaattaattgaataaaGGTTGAAGTTATTTGATTGATGAGTGAAAAAATCTCTTCTCGTCCAGTTGATTAATAAgtataaaatttattaatttaatatggGATTTATGAAGAATAAGAATTTTACATATACTTTACGCGTATGTGCACTGCTTGCCGTTCTGATTGGACTACTGCTTGCTGCGGTGGTTGGGTTCAATGTTAGCTCCTTCTGCTTTGAAACGGTCGATGGTTCTGCGGTCTAAGTTGCGCAGATTGTCTTTGAGTTAATTTTCTACGTTGGGGTTCCGAGTTCAAATCCATCGCGAGACAATATGAAATTCTATTATATAACATTTTTCCTTCTGCACTGTGGCAAGAGTGGCTACTATTTCCAGCGTAGCTCGCTCTAATCCGCAGAAGGTAGATCAAATCGTTCATCCTCCATTGCCGTTGACACTGCACTAGTGTTCCATATATCTAAGTGGGCATTGCAGTTCGTATGTGGGTGAATacactttgtttttattttccaactaTTTTTGTGACATTTTCTCATTAGCATGCTTGTGCGCACTTGACCCAAAATCGAAAAACCATCGAAATCGAATTCAAATATGCCGATTTGATGTCGTGACACATTTGCCTATTTCTGGACAGAATTTTACGGGACGCGCCGGCAACCTTCGGGCTCTGGTCACATAAATAAGCCTATCTATCGATCGCAATTGGAATTTATTGTAATTGAGTTTGGAGAATTCAATATGTGAGCAGACTATGATAATCAGAAGAGATGGGTACGAAAATTTGAATGCGCCATCCAATTATATTAGTtgcaaatataataatatattactATCAGCCTTTGGAGGATTTTTCGTGGACGACATGGTGTTTTTTCTGACACAAGGGAATATATTTTGGCAAGGTCGTTGCACgactttcccttttttttcgcGGACGGGGCAACGGAGTGGGGCGCCGGCTAATCATCTTGGGACGCATGGACTTCGAAGAGGGCTCCACCACAATGACTTTACGTTTGGTCTTCAGCTGCAGTGATTTATCCTTGGCGGATGTCATAAGTGCTAGCTTCCGCTTCTGCGCCATTTGAACTCTTTTCTTTATCAAGGCCTTGATTTTCATAGATGGAGTCAGTGGTGACCGCGCCATAGCGGCCTTCTTCGGCAGATTCTTCTTGGTTTTTTTGGTCACTCCGTCCCTAGCCCTTTTTGGTGACTTCAAATCTTTTTGCTTGCCAATTTGGCTACCTGTCGAGCTGTCCGCGTTGTCGTTAAAATTCATTACACTAGATATTTGTTCAATTCCCAATTGACTTTGCTATTTGTTGCGATAATGCTGTACTGGAAATTTTTGCTTAATAATCGGAGTGTTTTCTTTCAACCGTCTCTACTACTGGCCTTTGTTCAAAGGTCTCCCCAAGTGACAGTCCCTTTGAAAGCTAAAGCAAAGGAAGCTACTACATACAATGGCTTTCAAATCCGTTTTAACTTAGCCGCCTGTCCACTTCTAGCTTCTAGCTTAGCCAAGGTGGCTCTCTAACTGTCGTCTCCATTTGGCATTTGGCAAAGCCGAAcggaaaaaaacaagaaaatggaaaatggtcGAAACAATGGGGCCGCAAACGACCGAGGGGCGTTCTGTGAGCCAAGCGGTTCAATGCAATACCATTTTCAGCCATCGGACATCGGTGATCATCGGGTAGTTGGTACCCAGACTGGTCACGTCAAGTGCTATTCGCCCAGCACAGTGTATTCTGCTGAGAAAGCTAGCAAATGTTTATTCATATGTGCATATGTGCACTAATGATTGCTCAGGGTACaaatttataacattttaaCGTGTTTAAGCGCTTTAGCacatatttgatttttatatttacgGAGATTTTACTTTTAAGTAACCATTACTACATTTAATTTGACGTGTGTTAACTCCATAAGTCAAGCAAGCAAACCGATTCCCTTTTCTTTTTACTTACTTACACTAAAGATTTTTTTCTGGCTAAATTAATTTTGGTTTCAAGGTGTGGCTTGAATTTAATCATTGACTTAATAAGAtcctaattaaatatttaacttacCCACGACCACTGTGGCACATTGCAGTCGGCGTCTTGACATTTACGATTTTGCAGCaaagaatttgaaattttcaCGGCATTATAGCTGCTGGTTCCGCCGATCTCAGAGCTCGCACATCATTTGATATATTATAGATAATGGTATTGGGGTCTTGAGAGCAGCCGGCTAATTACGCTCGCGACAATAGACCGGGCATTTTCAGATTCATTATATCGCACTGGGCTGGGCTGGTGCAACCAATTGCGAAAATAAAAGCATGAAATCTTGCAGCCTCTTCTTcatttgttgcttttttgtttttgttttttttcgattttttcacctcgttttttttgtttgttattttttttttttgctttttgtgcGAAATGTCAAGCCATGGCGCAAATACTTCAGCAGAAGTGCAACAAAAGCGAAGCAAACAGccagaaacagcaacaaatgaCAGCAGAAACAACAAGTTGAACTTTACGTTTTCCTTAACTTTAATCAAGTTTCTTGGCTGGTCGCTCACTGCGATGCATTCGCTATTGTTGCTTTTATTGTTAAAGCGgcttcttcgtttttttttattcattgAAGGTCGTCGCTTTTGCCTGCAGTTTTGAATGAAGCGCAACATTTTGAAAGTTACACTCCcaaaaaatattgtttttttgtaGGCAGTGCCTGAAGTGAGATAAGAATTCTCAAGCAATTCGCTTAATTACTCAATGAATTCCCACATTTTAAACTTACCCCACATTAGATATAATCAGAGCCACAAATAAAGACACTCCCATTTGGCAGATAGTTATGACTATATTTACCTAGGCCTAGCTAAACCAAAAATACTTGGATGCTTGGCCATGCAGAACTCATTTCCTAGATCTGACATCATACACCCGCGCCCAGTTCAGCAAACCCGATTTGATTACTTCCATTGTGCTTCTTTTTGTTTGacaaaatttcatttaatttactcacTTTTAATGGACTTCGCCGAACTGATCAGAGCCAACTCGAAagataacaaacaaaataatcataaagaacagcaaaattgaaaatggaGACTGGAAACGAGAACAATAAGCTTCCGACTCCGCTGGCGATAATATCAAAGACAAATAAACTTGAGAAGTCTTTCAAGAAGTGGACAATGTTCTGGCCGCGGCGATTCGCTAATTAGAAAATAATGCCCACAGGGCCCAAGGTCAGGCTTGTGCGATGAAAGTGAGTCAGCCGGCAGATTATTAGCACTAATGGGTTTACTTTTTCAGCTGCACCCACTCAGAGTGGACAAGTTTGTCGCCTCAGTCTTTTCATCACTTTCCTGAGTTCATGCCAATGGCAAGTTTGTcgcctaagtcttttgtttaaCTTCTTGAGAGCTGTAAGAATTTGCAAGTTTACCGCTTCGCCGCTTGGGCTTACATCATGCGAGGCGTTTGCCCAACTCGTGCACATTCCgatttagtttttaattatatttactaATACTCCACAGTCGGCAGTCGGTTAATTACATATGCAAACTTGTTACACAAAGTAAGCCGAATGCGAGCAGTGAGCAGCGCAACCGAAAGCAAAACAActgcaaaaaccaaaacaaagaaaactGTTGCAAGGCAACTCGGCCAACAGCTCTccagctggctggctggctggctggttggcttTTATTGTTGGCCAAACATTCGAGATTGGAGCACTGGGCGGGGGGCACCCACTGGGCTGGCCAAATGTGTGGCAAGCCACCAGCCAGAGGCAGCCAGCAAATAGCAAGTAGCAAATGGCAGAATGCAAAACTTCAAATACACAGTTTGtcagcaaataaacaaaattcaCATCTACCCATTGTGGGTAAAATAGCGAAATATTTGCAGTGGTAGTCTCCTGGCCACCGATGTTTGTGTTTCGATAAGTGGGCTTACAAACAAAACGGAGCGAGTAAATAAAAACTGTTCACAGTTCATGAACGAGCTAAAGTGATCTATATCGTTGAAATACCAACAAATAATGGGCCATAAGGAAGTTGCTTAATTGTAAGTAGATTTAAACGTATTAcgcatttgaaaatattttatataattgaattaataaacaaaGAACATTACTGGTGCCCACATTGCGAACGTTACTGTCGTTAATCAATGCGTCTAACATGACAGAACCCTTTAATTAAACACCATCTAATGCCGGCGGGAGTGGAGGAAGTGAGTCCAAGACTTGTCACCTCGGGAATGCGGCTCCGTCGCCAAAGGCCAGTTGGGGCAGGGTAAGAAATCAGAAGACAGCTCCACACCCTCAAAGTTGAAGTCAAGTCAAGTTGAAGTGTCGCTGGTTTGTAACTGGCTGGCGGTCAGCAATAGCTGAGAACAACGCAGTGCACACCCCCGCCGAAGTACAGgcaaattaaatacaattaaggCAGAAATAATTGCCAGGCCATAAACAGGTTCTGGCCGGGATTAGAATCTGGCTGGCTCTGTGCGGCTCGACTGGGTTCTTTATGCGTGTGTTGGCCACCCAACAATGCCAAGTTGGCATTCTAATGCCAATGTCCTTGGCTGGGGGTTGTGTGCACACATAAATGATTGATTGGAATTTTCGCCTTTCGTTGGCCAACCGGCAAGCGGATATTGTTTATGCTGAGCAGTCGGAAATGGAGCTCTCACAAGAGCTACATAAATCAATTATTAATACCAGAAAAGCAGCGAACGGGCCATTTAAACTGGTTTCGAATACATTTCAcagtttgctttatttttccatttttccctattttttgtttttttttttccagctagcttgtttggctatttgcATAAACAGTGCAACTTGTAGAGCAATTATACGCAAATTTTGGTCAATGGGCGAACAGGTTGGCTGCTTTTGCTGGTGAATGCAAAAGTACGACACTAAACTGGGTGACTGTATACTCGCAGTTACAGACTCTAGAGCTCTTCAAAATGTTAGCAGGTGCCTGTGGCCTATCTTGTCCGCATTTCGGATCATATTCGggttgcataaataaattaaaagtcGGTGCTACTTTCCCACCCCTTCCGCCTGCCTGGGAATCGTGGACTTGGAGCTCGTCATCAAAATACCTTAAATTGAAAGCATTTTCGGTGGAAACCGCATAAATTTGTAAACCATTTAGGCTAAAACCTTCGATGTGCCGCCAGACAAAAAGTAAACACAGCAGCAACTACGGGGCGTGgctggccaaaaaataaaaacaaaatacgaaaGACTTTACGTAATGCTCGCTGAGGTCAGTTTTTTTGGGCGGTGAAATGAATGAATTTGGTGAACGAAAGGCCCCAAGGGCCAAGCCCCAAAACGAAAGTGAAATTTCCATCAACCATCGATCGGAGTCAATTTTTCATTGGCCACGCTTGATTTTGGGCTcatgattattttaattaaataatcatcatcaatttacatttttttttatatttttacaatgCCCAAGGGTAGGTcgaattttaataaattgataTAATAGATTTCTGTGTGGAAGAATACATTTGAAGTGAATTTGGAAAATTGGTAAATAATggacaaattttaatttgaggAAAGCGTTTAGTACAAACGCGTTTTAcctatttatgtgtattttattgcatttgtaTTAAAAAATTACTTTATCTGCAGACTTTTGTAAGTTACTTTAAATTTACAACGCAATGCAAACTAAATGGATTTTACGCCACTAGCAAAAACATTATCGCAGAACTTCAAAAAACCATTTATTACCTAAGCAATGGCTACTTCAAAATCAACTCcgttttttttatgatttcgCCTAAAAGGACAATGGAAATGAATGTTCGAGTTCGTGGCTCAATGAAAATGGCAAGCGAACATGAAAAACTTCTTAGCTGGAAAATTCTTTAGCCGGTTTTCGCGTTGGCCCCATACCACTCCCGAATTGGCGGAGTGGCCAAAACAGAAAACTGGTTCAATTCCAGCTCTAAGCCTGTGCGGGTGGCACCACCCCCACCGCCTCCTCCCCTTTTAAGCCCACTCACAGAAAGACACGACTTGGCCAAAGGCAAAGACTTCAAATCCAGCTGCGATCCAGAGTTGGCCCTTCGTTGGCTTGTTTTCCGTTTTCGGTTTGAGTTTGGtattggtttggtttggtttgggttTCTTGGGCGCTCGTGCTGGGTTCAAAGTTGGAGTGTGGAGTCCAAATTTCTGGGTGAAAGGCCGCCGCTGCTTTGCATTTTGCTGGCTGTCTCCGCTATTCGATATTCTATCAATTATTTGATGTTTGATTTGTGCTTCACACTcgaattttgatttttcgtcTGCCGCTCGCTTGTTTTCGCACCGAATTGAATTTTGGCTTCGTCAACCTTGCTCGTGCCAGccattttttgttaattttatttttttcgagGTGCGACTGCACTTTGCTTACGTTCATTTTAACCATGTTGTTCCAGCAgtcaacatttatttttgtggCTCTCTTTCTCGAGTTGCTCTTTGGGCTTTATGTAATTCGCAAAGCGTGCTCTAATAAAAGCACCAGATAGCCAGCcgccgcagcaacagcaaaaaaaaaaattatattgcaaatattaaaactaaattacgAGCGCAAATGCAAACGAGTTTTTTTGTTTAGCGATTGCAAATACCCGCGCACTCGAATCgagaaaaaaaatacagattgTGCTGGGTGCCAAAGTGGTCCGACTTCCTCGGCTCGATTTTGAACTGGGCTTGGCCCAAGGCAAGACTTGACTTGGCTCGCCGTCTCAGCCATAAATCTCGTTTAATAAGAGAGCAAATCAAACggaaaagcgaaaagaaaCTAGAACTGTAACCCAAACCTAATGAAAATAATTGCATGGGTACAAATAATCAGATGGGGAAGTCTAAAAAAAAGGTTACGTTATAATATATTACCAATATTCTGTGTGGTTTCGTCTTAAcccaaaaatgttaaatgttaaCAACATATCACTCTTTTGTCCCACTCACTTCGGAAGCCTTTAATCTACTTGTATCTCCATTTGTGTTTCAGGAATTCTAAGAGACCGACCCGCAGACAAATCGCCGGCATTAGTGTGCTCCACTTCCAGAATGGCGAACACATTTAGGCACTCGAATTATCATTCCAGCAACGAAGTCCAAATTCCTATTCCTTGCCATTGTCAGCACTCAATCTCGATCTCCAATCTCCCGTAGATTCCAAACAAATCGAGAGAACAGATCCCAAATACCGAAACCCTGGCACGTAGCAAAATCCAAACCAAATAGAATGCCGCCGAAAAAAGTGGTTCTATATGAATGGAGCTTTAAAAAAGTATAGCACGTAAGTTGTTAAAACCAAAAAGTGAGGTGTGAAAAACTATTGACCGCCTTGGTCTGCCTCCTAAGTTTTTCCTCATCAACGGGTTGCCTCTCTAAGTTGGTGGTGTTCCACGTCGAAGTGGTAGTGTTGATTGAATGTCTGGTGACGGAGTGAGTAACCGGAGGATCGTGTGTCTGGGCCTTCGGTTTTCTGTGGGTTTCTGGTGTTTGGGCgctttggtttttccttttgccacGATGTCGTGCTGCCATTGTTCGCATTAATGTTGCATATTAAGTAATAGAACTGTTTTTCCTCGCTCCCTATCTGAATCTCTGGGCCAGCTCCATCTGAGTCTGTTTGCCTTCCAAGTGGTGGCACTGCCGCCAAGTGGCGCAATGTCCCGCAATCGAAGTGCTGAGTGAGTTGtggccattaaaatgcaaGTGGCGGATAGAATTCAGTTGTGGTAAAAGGGATTGCTTGCATTTCAATTGTACACTCAACGgggttttttttgttaaaatgGAACAAAAACGGGGCTCTTGACATTAAATGTaacaattattataaattcTAATCTACTTTTCTGTAATCATAGTTTCAATTGAAAATTCTTCACACCTCAAATCAATTTGAGGTAATTTCCTTGCTGACATACCGAGTGCTACCATAAACACTCACAAAATGATTATGTAACCTTAGCCTACACCCAGAAATACATAATTCACGATTGGATCTGTTTCTCAAACGGCACAAATTTCTATGCATTGTAATTTTCCGCATAATTTTGTCCAACTCTTGGCTGTTTTGTGTCTTTTCTTTTGGCGAACATAAAGAATGGTCCAACAATAGCACCAGacatgacaaaaaaaaaaaacaaaaaacacaacatTTTGCCGCACGCTTCAACGACAAAATGGTCAACAATCTTGGCTTAGTTTTGTCGGCCAGCTGTCTATTGTTGTTGTAATCACAAtgggtatatacatatagccACATAGCTGTTCTGGTTGCCGTGATTTATTGTGTGAACAACAAGGTTTCTTCTCCCGAACTTCGCTTTGCTTTTGTTCTGCCTCCGCCATTTGCATATTCCGTTTTTGGGAACCGTAGGCTTCATTTGGTCCCGGGTGCCACTTCAAATTGGGCGTGTCCAGCTATCATAGAagccatacatacatacagtaCACCCTCAAAGCTCAGTGGGTGCCCAAGTGGTTGGAGCCACCATGAGTGGCTAAGAATTGGCTTCCATCGATCGCATGAGTTCAATGAACCAAAGtgtaaaaaaaattgaaagccCTGCAGTTCTCGAGTGTTATTAAAGCAAATAACACTTGAGATGGGTTCGTCAGGTTGCCAGCCACCGTCAATCAAGGGTTATCAAGAGTTGAATGGCTTTTGAAGAGTCTGGCGACGCCAACGCGCGGAAATCCGAATCCGAGTCCGTATCCCAAATACTGTCCAATAACTGATGCCTCAATGTGCGGATTACTTAGCGAAGGAGCTGGCTTTGCAAATTGCCAATTCATTGTTACCCGCTGCCTCTTACCACCACTCATGGcttgacatttttattataaaacgCAGAGTCCGCGAACGATCTGCAATCAGGCGATCGGCAGTGTCTGCAGCAAAAAGggcatattttattttttgcatgCCGCTCGTTAAGAGACCGCTTCTTCTGCTTTTGCCACAAAACTTAAATGCACTGCACAGCAAGGAAATACAAAAGAAATGCAGTTATAAAGCAAATCTAAacttaatatataaatatttaagttgcTGAAGAAACAAAGGTAAATTCTAAGCGAACTATGCTGAAGAATTTACTTCTCTCAGTGCAACTTAtgccgcaaaaaaaaatatttctctgagtgtttgtttgccttgtttGCTGTTGCAGCCAAATTGCcagcttttgttgttgttactgctTTTGGGCATCATTTCCTGCTTAAAAGGCCGCTGCCACTGAGCATTCAGCCGAAGTCGCGGGCAAAGAAGAGGATACTCCTCTTCATTCCCTGAAgtaacatatatatttatagggCGGCCTGATGAACCGTAATCCCAAGGATAACtgcatatttttattacagGTTTCCCCCTGCTTTGCACtgcttgctgttgttgtcgcgGTAGCTGGCCCATAATTTCCAGTTACAAAAGGCCACAAAGGAAACGAATGACTTAAGACGCAAACTTGTTTTCCTTGCGGAACATCCGTGAATGGCACATAAACTTAAATGTCTATGCAGGCCGAGTGTAcattgtatttttaaattgagAAACCATTATAGGCCTCCAATTTTGGCCAATTATTAATAAAGGCAACAACTGGCAAAATTAAGATGCAAATGTATAACTTGTAGGTTAGCAAAAGTTAATTATCTCTAATCGTTGATATTCCCTGCCTTGTACAAATATTTCCCTATCCAAAATGGGTTAATGGGCAGCTTAACCCCATTGACTTGCCGCTCGACCGCTCATTTCAAAGAAGACAAATGACAAAATGGCAAAATCAACCGCATAATATACCTTGAAAATCGCCTACCGAATATTatttctctttctctttgcCATTTTGGGGGGTACATAGTTTTGCGAGCCGAAATTGAGGCGAACTCCGAAGCGAAGTTTAAATTTGCACTTTGCAACACAAAACGGAAATGCCAGACGGCTAAGAGAACGTGAAAATGGGTCAAGGATTTAGGCCCATTTAGCCACACTCCATTGGCTacgattttatatatttttttttttttgggccgGGCGCAAAGTTCAACCCAGAATGGACGCACACACCTGGCCTGTTATTTGACTCCGCCTTTGGTCTCAAAATATTGGCGCTTGTTGTGTCACTGGGCCAGCAATCATTAACCAAACATGTGCCACATATAAACTTCAGCCAAACCAGCAGCACAGCGGGTTGTCCCATTCAACTGGCCATGGCTGTGCAATATCTACATACATGTATATCTTGTACGCGGGTGTCTGATTCAACTTTTGGGTCACTGGGCGGCATGAATCACTGGTCTATTATGCGGGGTCAGAGTGGCATTTGATTGGTTATTAGACTGGGTTAATTGAGCGATATGTTGCATATGCAGTGGTGCTGCGGTGGGAAACCCGATATCGGTGCACAAATGCCAGTGGCCTGGGTTATTGATCGTATTGTTCGAGTTCCCCCTTCGGTTGCATAACACATTTTTAGCTCTGTCTCGCCTTGGCTTGCGCTAATCACTCAATCTACCGCCACTTTCGCCCCTTTGGCGAACACTTCCGTTTAGTGTCAACGCTTTCTATTtgccgaaaaacaaaattaaattcataaatttcaGCTTTTGTTTGTGATTTAAGCGACCGGCTGCCAATTTGTCAAATTTTTGCGGGGAGTTCTGCTCGAGTGCCTTTTCTCTTACCACCAAAGTGACCACCACCTCGGACGAAGCCAGGTGACCAGACCGACTTGGAAACCATAAAAatgaaactaaaactaaaaagaaaaaacaccaACAGCTCCGACTCGACTGGCACAGTTGCAACAAGTTAGTGGCGCGAAAGTGAAACGAAACGTAGCGAATGCAAAGGCGGGGAAAACAGAGTGGAATAAAAGCCAGAGCCAGAAATC carries:
- the LOC116800367 gene encoding uncharacterized protein LOC116800367, whose amino-acid sequence is MNFNDNADSSTGSQIGKQKDLKSPKRARDGVTKKTKKNLPKKAAMARSPLTPSMKIKALIKKRVQMAQKRKLALMTSAKDKSLQLKTKRKVIVVEPSSKSMRPKMISRRPTPLPRPRKKRESRATTLPKYIPLCQKKHHVVHEKSSKG